A stretch of DNA from Peptococcaceae bacterium 1198_IL3148:
TTGCTCCCACACCATATTTTTTAAATATAACCGCCTTTCCTACTCTTTTTCCAGTGAGGGCGGATATCATTGAACAGCATGGAGAGCAATGGACGAAAAACCCAGATACCTATATCGGCAATGGCCCCTTTAAGTTGGTGGAATGGCAGAGCAACGAACATATGCGTTTTGTTAAGAATAAATATTATTGGAATGCCGATGCCATTAAAATTGACGGTATTTATGAAACCTTTATCCCTGATGCCAACAGTATGTTGGCATCGTACCAAAATGATGATATTGATATTATTGAACAGGTGCCGTTGGAGCAATTGGATCAGCTAAAAAAAGAATCCAAAGAACTACAGATTATTCCACAATTAGGCACTTATTACTATGCCTTTAACGTTACCCAGGCACCCTTTGATGATGTCAGAGTAAGAAAAGCTTTTAACGTGGCCTTAGATAAAGAAGTTATCACTGACCAGGTGAGAAAATCTGGAATTGCCGCCGGCGCATTGGTACCACCAGGGGTCCCCGATGCCGAAAGCGGTAAAGAGTTTCGGGAAGTGGGTGACCAATTCTTTGCCACTAAAGCTGAACCAGAGAAAGCTAAAAAACTATTGGCAGAGGCAGGTTATCCCGATGGTAAGGAATTTCCGGCAGTTACTTTGACTTACAACACTGAAGAAGGTCACCAACAAATAGCTGAAGCGGCGCTGGAAATGTGGCAGCAAAATTTAGGTATCAATAACATCAAGCTGGTGGGCCTGGGGAAAAAAGAGTTTATAGCAAATAGACAAAAGGGCGATTTTCAAATTGCCCGGCATGGTTGGCTGGGTGATTATGCTGACCCAGCGACCTTTTTGCAACTATTTATCACCGGTAATGATAATAATAGTACCCAATGGAGCAACAAAGAGTTTGATGAACTAATCGCTAAATCCAGAATGTCTACATCTGCAACAGAGCGGATGAAATTATTACATCAGGGAGAAAAAATGATTCTTAATGAGGCCATAATCATTCCGGTGTTCCATTACACTGAAAACATCATGATTAAGGACCGAATAAAAAATGTACACAAGTCGTCCCTTGGGTTTACCTACTTTGATAAAGCAGAGATGGCATCATAGGCAGAAAGGAGGCTGTTGCAAAATTTTGCAACAGCCCCTTATTGCTAAATAACCAAATCTATAAACTATCCTGGTAGATTAAACTTTGAACCGCTGGCTGGCTTGGTTACAGTGGTGCCACCGAACTTTCTATATATATAACCAGTGTAGGCAATAACCAGTGGCATGCCGATTAATGCCAAAATGAGCATTACATTTAAGGTCAGTTGAGAGGACGATGCGTTATAGATAGTTAAACTGTTAGCTAAGTTGTTGTTAGCCGGTACCAAGTAAGGAAACAAACTGACCGCAGCTATTGCCATTACGCCGGTGATGTTTAGGGCTGAGGCCAAAAATGGTTGCCAGCGGGCGTCTTTTTTAAGTGCCACTGGGTAATAGAGCATGCCAGCCAACGCCATTACAGGCAGAATGAACAGCAACGGCTGATGGAAAAAATTTTCAAATAACCTAGGGGTGCTGATATAACTCCAGATGGTACCAATGGTAAATAATATTATATAAGCTAACCAGGCGTTGCGTCCCCACCCACGGGCCTTTTGACTTAAGGGGCTGTCGGTTTTAGCGATGAGAAAAGCAGCTCCGTGCATGGTAAACATCGCTAGACTTACTAATCCGATAACAATGGCATAGGGGTTTAATAAGCCAAAGAAGGTGCCAGCAAAGTTATGTTGGGCATCTAAAGGAATTCCCCGCAAAATGTTGCCCACCGCCACCCCAAACAGTACCGATGGTAAAATGCTACCCAAACTAAAGCCGATGTCCCAAACTTTTTTCCACCGAGGAGTATCCAGCAGGTGCTGAAACTCGATGGAGACCGCTCTGAAGATTAAGGCAAAGAGCAGTAACATCAAAGCTAAGTAAAAACCGCTAAAGACAGTGGCATAAACCATGGGGAAAGCAGCAAAAATTGCTCCACCACCGGTTAATAACCACACCTGGTTACTATCCCAAAAGGGCCCGATGGTATAGAACATAGCACTGCGCTCGTGGTCATCTTTGGTAAACAAATGTAAATTACCAATGCCCAAATCAAATCCGTCCAACAGAGCATAGCCAGTAATTAAAACAGTCACTAAAAGAAACCATATTGTCTGCAATGTAGCCAGTGTCATTACATACGCACCCCCTTAGTGGATGGTACCGATTCGGTGGGACCTTCTGCAATTTTTCTCTTCAACAAGAAAATCCAAACGGAGAACAGCACTGCGTAAATAGCGATAAAAACAATTATTGATAGCAAAACCTGTGCTGCTGGTACGGTAAAGGAAGCGCCTTCAACAGTTTTCATTAGCCGATACACAATCCAAGGTTGCCGTCCCACCTCTGCTGCTATCCAGCCCAATTCGTTAGCGATAAAGGGCAGTGGTATGCAAAACATTAATAATTTTAAGTACAGTGGGTTTTGGTAGATAGTGCCTCGCCGCAAAAGGTAGGCACCCAACAGGGTTGTGCCGATAAATAGCACCCCGAGGCCCACCATTAAGTGAAAGCTTATAAAAGTGATCCCCAAGGGCGGCCATTCTTCTTTGGGATAGTCATTTAAGCCTTTAACTTCAGCACTGGTGTCACCAAAGGCGATCCAACTGAGTAGTTTAGGAATGCCAACGGCAAAGTGAACAGTTCTTTCTTCGCCGTCGGGGATCCCAAAGATCAGTAGAGGCGCCTCGGTTTCGGTTTCAAAAATACCTTCAAAGGCCGCCAGTTTTTCCGGTTGAGTATGGGCAACCTGCACTGCATGGGAGTGTCCCAGCACCCCTTGCATTAGAGAAGCCACTAAAGCCACAATCAAAGCTATTTTTAAACTCTTTTTGGCTAGGTCTAGGTGTCTTTTTTTGAACAAATAATAGGCAGAAATGCCCATGATAAAGAAAGCACCGGTGATTAGGGCAGCATCAACGGTGTGCAAATAACGGGGCACGGTGGATGGATTAAATACCGCTGCCCAAAAATCCGTTAATTCTGCCCGGCCGTTGTTAATATGAAAGCCTGCCGGGGTTTGCATCCAAGAATTGGCCACAATGATCCAAAAGGCAGATAATGTTGAACCTAAAGCCACCATTAATGATGAAAACCAATAGAACTTTTTAGAAACCCGCTCTTTCCCCCAAATTAAAACACCAATAAAGGCTGATTCCAAAAAGAAAGCAAGAATACCTTCGGCAGCCAAAGGAGCACCAAATATATCTCCCACAAAACGGGAATACTCAGACCAGTTGGTGCCAAACTGAAATTCCATTACAATACCAGAAGCTACACCCACCACAAAACTAATGGCAAATAATTTAATCCAAAAATACGACATCTTTTGATAAAGATCATGATTAGTTCTTAAATATAATGTCTGCATAATGACGATTATCCAGGCCATACCAATGGTTAAAGGCGGAAAAAGAAAATGAAAGCCCACCGTCATGGCAAACTGGATACGGGATAATAAAACCACATCCAAAAACTCCATAAGCTAACCCCCTTTTAAGGACAAATGTTTACAAATTTAGTATACATTATGACGGGTTGTCTTTACAACTAATATTTAACAATTAATAAAATATTAATATTAAATGGTAATTTCTATAACCTATGCTAT
This window harbors:
- a CDS encoding cytochrome ubiquinol oxidase subunit I; its protein translation is MEFLDVVLLSRIQFAMTVGFHFLFPPLTIGMAWIIVIMQTLYLRTNHDLYQKMSYFWIKLFAISFVVGVASGIVMEFQFGTNWSEYSRFVGDIFGAPLAAEGILAFFLESAFIGVLIWGKERVSKKFYWFSSLMVALGSTLSAFWIIVANSWMQTPAGFHINNGRAELTDFWAAVFNPSTVPRYLHTVDAALITGAFFIMGISAYYLFKKRHLDLAKKSLKIALIVALVASLMQGVLGHSHAVQVAHTQPEKLAAFEGIFETETEAPLLIFGIPDGEERTVHFAVGIPKLLSWIAFGDTSAEVKGLNDYPKEEWPPLGITFISFHLMVGLGVLFIGTTLLGAYLLRRGTIYQNPLYLKLLMFCIPLPFIANELGWIAAEVGRQPWIVYRLMKTVEGASFTVPAAQVLLSIIVFIAIYAVLFSVWIFLLKRKIAEGPTESVPSTKGVRM
- a CDS encoding peptide ABC transporter substrate-binding protein; translated protein: MNKKLWLFLVFGILTMVLIVGCGGDDGDNAAPTAPEEKVIRHNYGPQPESIDPALNTTVNGGTLIIANFEGLTSLDEHDRPVPGVAKSWELSEDGTTYTFHLREDAQWSDGQPVTAKDFAYAWKRVLEPGSKAKYAYQLFHIKNANNYHQGKATAEDLGIKVVDDHTLKVELVAPTPYFLNITAFPTLFPVRADIIEQHGEQWTKNPDTYIGNGPFKLVEWQSNEHMRFVKNKYYWNADAIKIDGIYETFIPDANSMLASYQNDDIDIIEQVPLEQLDQLKKESKELQIIPQLGTYYYAFNVTQAPFDDVRVRKAFNVALDKEVITDQVRKSGIAAGALVPPGVPDAESGKEFREVGDQFFATKAEPEKAKKLLAEAGYPDGKEFPAVTLTYNTEEGHQQIAEAALEMWQQNLGINNIKLVGLGKKEFIANRQKGDFQIARHGWLGDYADPATFLQLFITGNDNNSTQWSNKEFDELIAKSRMSTSATERMKLLHQGEKMILNEAIIIPVFHYTENIMIKDRIKNVHKSSLGFTYFDKAEMAS
- the cydB gene encoding cytochrome d ubiquinol oxidase subunit II, whose translation is MTLATLQTIWFLLVTVLITGYALLDGFDLGIGNLHLFTKDDHERSAMFYTIGPFWDSNQVWLLTGGGAIFAAFPMVYATVFSGFYLALMLLLFALIFRAVSIEFQHLLDTPRWKKVWDIGFSLGSILPSVLFGVAVGNILRGIPLDAQHNFAGTFFGLLNPYAIVIGLVSLAMFTMHGAAFLIAKTDSPLSQKARGWGRNAWLAYIILFTIGTIWSYISTPRLFENFFHQPLLFILPVMALAGMLYYPVALKKDARWQPFLASALNITGVMAIAAVSLFPYLVPANNNLANSLTIYNASSSQLTLNVMLILALIGMPLVIAYTGYIYRKFGGTTVTKPASGSKFNLPG